From a region of the Sandaracinaceae bacterium genome:
- a CDS encoding 1,4-dihydroxy-2-naphthoyl-CoA synthase produces the protein MVSDIFDPTLWDVVPGFAFEDITYHRAKTQGTVRVAINRPEVRNAFRPKTVDELHEALDHARRWSDVGCVLLTGNGPSPKDGGWAFCSGGDQRIRGKDGYKYEGAEAHTADPAKLGRLHILEVQRLIRFMPKIVIAVVPGWAVGGGHSLHVVCDMTLASAEHAVFKQTDPDVGSFDGGFGSALLARQIGQKKARELFMIGINYTAEEGAAMGMVNKVVPHAELETVALEWARIINGKSPTAMRMLKYAFNMIDDGLVGQQIFAGEATRLAYMTDEAIEGRDAFLEKRPQDYSKFPWHY, from the coding sequence ATGGTCAGCGACATCTTCGACCCCACCTTGTGGGACGTGGTCCCCGGCTTCGCCTTCGAGGACATCACCTACCACCGCGCCAAGACGCAGGGCACCGTGCGCGTGGCCATCAACCGGCCCGAAGTGCGCAACGCGTTCCGCCCCAAGACGGTGGACGAGCTGCACGAGGCGCTCGACCACGCGCGCCGCTGGAGCGACGTGGGCTGTGTGCTGCTCACGGGCAACGGGCCGTCACCCAAGGACGGCGGCTGGGCCTTCTGCAGCGGTGGCGACCAGCGCATCCGCGGCAAGGACGGCTACAAGTACGAGGGGGCCGAGGCGCACACGGCCGACCCCGCCAAGCTCGGTCGTCTGCACATCCTCGAGGTGCAGCGGCTCATCCGCTTCATGCCCAAGATCGTCATCGCCGTGGTGCCCGGCTGGGCCGTGGGCGGTGGTCACTCGCTGCACGTGGTGTGCGACATGACGCTGGCCAGCGCGGAGCACGCGGTCTTCAAGCAGACCGACCCGGACGTGGGCAGCTTCGATGGCGGCTTCGGCTCGGCGCTCCTCGCGCGGCAGATCGGTCAGAAGAAGGCGCGCGAGCTCTTCATGATCGGCATCAACTACACGGCCGAAGAGGGTGCTGCCATGGGCATGGTCAACAAGGTGGTGCCCCACGCCGAGCTCGAGACCGTGGCGCTCGAGTGGGCGCGCATCATCAACGGCAAGAGCCCCACGGCCATGCGCATGCTCAAGTACGCGTTCAACATGATCGACGATGGTCTGGTGGGGCAGCAGATCTTCGCCGGCGAGGCCACACGCCTCGCGTACATGACCGACGAGGCCATCGAGGGCCGCGACGCCTTCTTGGAGAAGCGTCCGCAGGACTACTCGAAGTTCCCCTGGCACTACTGA